A single window of Larimichthys crocea isolate SSNF chromosome XII, L_crocea_2.0, whole genome shotgun sequence DNA harbors:
- the LOC109139895 gene encoding zona pellucida sperm-binding protein 3 — MVIKGHSASLALLLSVTIGVADAIRSLKDGPMIDTEGREYKSALRTDAGNIRGQQLNDKPTVRVQCTETSMIVAVKADLYKNGRLVSPGELFLGEARPSQNSQCQAVAAGDTEYVIEAGLQDCGTKLTVSGDSVIYSNQLVISPAASYHGITRMTHTVVPVSCHYKRTHFVSSSTQSLSMSLSAPAKARPAFSLKLMTDDWTSETFSNMFYLGDLLHLEASYTGPDSVQRRLFIDSCVATLSPDTTSVPRYYFIENNGCLIDAKDGGFNTQFQPRTRNYSLQLRLNAFLFHHDTRNSIFITCHLKATSKMQRSSPINKACNYVQSRWQNVDGGDDVCRCCDSTCNKSSLKWYNKTNLRRLIPEDDMACGNATIGPLMIFTRK, encoded by the exons ATGGTGATCAAAGgtcactcagcctctctggcACTGCTGTTGTCAGTCACCATCGGTGTTGCAGATGCCATTCGATCTTTAAAAGATGGACCCATGATCGACACTGAAGGGAGAGAGTATAAATCTGCGTTAAGAACTGATGCGGGAAACATCAGAGGACAGCAACTCAATGACAAACCCACCGTCCGTGTGCAGTGCACAGAAACGTCCATGATCGTTGCCGTGAAGGCTGACCTGTATAAAAATGGGCGTCTTGTGTCTCCTGGTGAGCTTTTTTTGGGAGAAGCCAGGCCCTCTCAGAACAGTCAGTGCCAAGCTGTTGCTGCTGGTGACACTGAATATGTCATTGAAGCTGGGCTGCAGGACTGTGGCACCAAATTAACT GTATCTGGGGACTCTGTGATCTACTCAAACCAGCTGGTAATCTCACCAGCTGCCAGTTACCACGGCATTACAAGGATGACCCATACTGTagttcctgtttcctgtcactaTAAAAG GACACACTTTGTGAGCAGTAGCACTCAGTCGTTGTCCATGAGCCTCTCTGCTCCTGCAAAGGCGCGCCCTGCCTTCTCCCTAAAGCTGATGACCG ATGACTGGACAAGCGAGACTTTCTCCAATATGTTCTACCTCGGAGACCTCCTGCACCTCGAGGCGTCCTACACTGGTCCTGATTCAGTCCAAAGACGACTGTTCATCGACAGCTGTGTTGCCACTCTGTCGCCTGACACGACATCAGTCCCCAGATACTACTTCATTGAAAACAATGG gTGCCTGATTGATGCAAAAGATGGAGGGTTTAACACTCAGTTCCAACCCAGAACGAGGAACTACTCGCTTCAGCTGCGGCTTAATGCATTCCTGTTTCACCATGATACGAGGAACTCA ATATTCATCACTTGCCATCTGAAAGCTACTTCtaaaatgcagaggagcagccCCATCAACAAGGCCTGCAATTATGTACAGTCAag GTGGCAAAATGTGGATGGGGGTGATGATGTGTGTCGATGTTGTGATAGCACCTGTAACAAAAGTTCTCTGAAATGGTACAATAAGACAAATCTGAGACGTCTGATCCCTGAAG ATGACATGGCTTGTGGCAATGCAACTATTGGCCCTCTGATGATCTTCACCAGAAAATAG
- the LOC104929804 gene encoding zona pellucida sperm-binding protein 3 has protein sequence METVYFWVNLLVGLLLSGFCVRSSLAFPPKHYTQHALLQRPQLTRRTVQEEQKAPAEGREQVNTVGVTCHPDSLEIVIKADMFGVGAPVNADELRLGVEHSDFCRATSSLGDEYRIIAGLLDCGTKHWMTQDSLVYTNLLIYSPVASPDGVIRMDEAVIPIECHYERKYSLSSSSIAPTWIPFMSTQAAVETLEFDLRIMTDDWLYERSSNVFYLGEPISIEASLRIGHHMGLRVFMNSCVATLYPDTYSVPRYVFIENGCLVDSHIPGSRSHFLSRTQDDKLHLVIDAFRFYNEDRGQLYITCHLNAVPVNNAEAPSKACTFLNGRWRSADGNDYLCGHCQSQNEIDQTRSKPSKTDQFSPRGFGKPDKPETFWRSGLETNKVWEQEATVGPMVVLPAMKKSGPIPDEELPPVLKKISRPLYGSQWRSGVNEKSVDLEKGLLPGPSAPDQVEVQTVAPEENKDVKSGTDLTDGDAESEVEAPLEESAVTLKSKDVAVLDTNGTSALSDVGPAAQLDVTTLSNANATDLSHTDDPKR, from the exons ATGGAGACTGTTTATTTTTGGGTCAACCTCCTTGTTGGACTCTTATTATCAGGATTCTGCGTTAGGTCGTCTTTAGCTTTTCCACCCAAACATTACACACAGCATGCTTTACTTCAAAGACCTCAGCTCACCAGGCGCACGGTGCAGGAGGAACAAAAGGCTCCAGCTGAGGGACGAGAGCAGGTGAACACTGTCGGAGTGACTTGCCATCCAGACTCGTTGGAGATTGTTATCAAAGCTGACATGTTTGGAGTCGGAGCTCCTGTGAATGCTGATGAGTTACGCCTTGGAGTGGAGCACAGTGATTTCTGTAGAGCAACCTCGTCTTTAGGAGATGAGTACAGGATCATTGCTGGGCTACTCGACTGTGGCACCAAACACTGG ATGACCCAAGACTCCCTGGTCTACACAAACCTCCTCATATACTCCCCTGTGGCCTCTCCAGATGGAGTGATTCGAATGGATGAGGCTGTGATTCCCATTGAGTGTCATTATGAAAG GAAGTACAGTTTGTCCAGTTCTTCCATTGCACCCACCTGGATCCCCTTCATGTCTACCCAAGCTGCAGTGGAAACCTTAGAGTTTGACTTGAGAATCATGACCG atgACTGGCTATATGAAAGAAGCTCTAATGTGTTTTACCTCGGTGAGCCCATCAGCATCGAGGCATCCCTGAGAATCGGACATCACATGGGACTCCGAGTATTTATGAACAGCTGTGTGGCCACACTTTACCCAGACACATACTCTGTCCCCAGATATGTCTTCATTGAAAATGG CTGCTTGGTTGACTCCCACATTCCAGGTTCAAGGTCCCATTTCTTATCCAGGACCCAGGATGACAAGCTTCACTTGGTCATTGATGCCTTTAGGTTTTATAATGAGGACAGGGGACAG ctcTACATCACATGTCACCTGAACGCTGTACCAGTAAATAATGCAGAGGCACCAAGTAAAGCATGCACTTTTCTAAATGGAAG ATGGCGGTCAGCTGATGGGAATGACTACTTATGTGGACATTGTCAAAGCCAAAATGAAATTGACCAAACCCGCAGTAAGCCCAGCAAAACTGACCAGTTCAGTCCTCGAGGGTTTGGGAAGCCGGacaaaccagaaaccttctgGAGGAGCGGACTGGAGACCAATAAAG TGTGGGAACAGGAGGCGACAGTGGGTCCAATGGTGGTCTTACCAGCCATGAAGAAAAGTGGGCCTATACCTGATGAAGAGCTTCCTCCAGTTCTCAAAAAAATCAGCAGACCTCTGTACGGCAGCCAGTGGAGAAGTGGAGTAAATGAGAAGAGTGTTG ATCTGGAGAAGGGACTGCTTCCTGGTCCATCTGCACCAGACCAGGTGGAAGTTCAGACTGTTGCTCCTGAAGAGAATAAAGATGTTAAAAGTGGGACAGATCTAACAG ACGGAGATGCAGAAAGTGAAGTTGAGGCACCTCTAGAAGAGTCTGCGGTCACCTTGAAGTCAAAAGATGTCGCAGTGCTGGACACGAACGGCACATCAGCACTCAGTGACGTCGGCCCCGCTGCTCAGTTGGATGTGACAACGCTGTCAAATGCAAATGCTACAGACCTTTCACATACAGATGACCCAAAGAGataa
- the LOC109139205 gene encoding uncharacterized protein LOC109139205, which yields MTSLACILFFIHLSKVSAELIFEHLMESQSLELSCSPQQEYGSLRGLHLYHRSAQSQTTLLSMAVNSEAKVDPQHRGRLQHSKGLDSLQVNVTISHLQPSDTGLYMWELSYREDSVDQIITSTQKVFLFVERTGRSCQCSPSYGPVILIIFTTAALLLLTLIWLAVEKCVKTKHHLRPQPPVPIYEEMTRKQQSTGNPQNNHEAASHLEEVNFPVYANPNIRQPQDNYYACPRQLALRA from the exons ATGACGAGCTTAGCATGCATTCTCTTTTTCATTCACCTCTCAAAAG tGTCCGCAGAGTTGATCTTTGAGCATCTGATGGAGAGCCAGTCACTCGAGCTCTCCTGTTCCCCTCAGCAAGAGTATGGCAGCCTGAGGGGCCTCCACCTTTACCACCGCAGTGCCCAGAGCCAGACGACGCTGCTGTCGATGGCCGTGAACAGCGAGGCAAAGGTCGACCCGCAGCACAGGGGGCGTCTGCAGCACAGTAAAGGACTGGACTCTCTGCAGGTCAATGTGACCATATCCCATTTACAGCCCAGTGACACAGGACTCTACATGTGGGAGCTCAGCTACAGAGAGGACAGCGTTGACCAGATTATAACCAGCACTCAAAAGGTTTTCTTGTTCGTTGAAAGGACAG ggaGGTCATGCCAGTGCTCTCCCAGTTATGGTCCAGTGATCTTGATCATCTTTACAACAGCGGCACTTCTTCTGCTCACACTTATCTGGCTGGCCGTAGAGAAATGT GTGAAGACGAAACATCATCTCAGACCACAACCTCCTGTTCCTATCTATGAGGAAATGACCAGGAAGCAGCAGAGCACCGGAAACCCCCAAAATAACCATGAGGCAGCTTCACACCTGGAGGAAGTCAACTTCCCCGTGTATGCCAACCCCAACATTCGACAACCACAGGACAACTATTACGCCTGCCCCAGACAGCTTGCCCTCAGAGCCTGA